The window TTCAATTACCGCTGACAGCACGGTAAAGTGGTAAGAGAATAAGTGGAATGGGGAAAGTATTTGGAGGTTGTGGAGGGAAGTGGGGTGGAGGTCAGGTGAAATATAGGTTTATTTGGGTAAGGAGTACTAGATAATGGAATAATCAACCTTTTGGAGCCTGTTATCATTTTACTCATGTGCTTTCTTCTTTTACACAGGTATCTCACGGACTACGTTACCGATTTGAAGTTGTAATCAATGAGCTGAGAGATGCTGACAATATAGTGTACAAGACTACCCTTCTTGCATTCATCAATTGTTTAATTCTGGGTTGCAGTGAATTACACCAACGCAACCGAATTCGCAAAGAATTGCTGGGTAAGAAATAAAataactataaataattttacataattaaataatttaatagctGTGGGTAATGGGAGTTATTTCATACAAGATTGTAGCTTCTGGATTTAGGAAATTAGAATAAAGTACCACATTCCATTCATACAGACTTCTGTGAGAAATAAAATACAGTACAGTAAAATTTTGGTAATCAGGTCCTCTTGGCACCTAAAGGTGCTGGATTATTGCAATTTATAGAACATGACTTATGGTTTTACAAAAACAAATTAATAATACTGTGTACATATTGAAAGAGGTTAATTTATTCACTCTTCATTTAATATTCTATGTACCTACGCTACCAGTAATATTTAGGGTCATAACTCAAAAATACACTCATCAATTAAAAACTCTTACAAACCATGAGAATAAACATAACATTGCACACTGTATTTTGAGAAAGAACAGTAACCTACACATTGTAAACAGTAAAAAAGCCGTCAATTGTGGTTTGTTTTCTTACTTGAAGAATTTGAAATGTTTTGAAGGCTTTTCCTTGTAATCCCTTCCAGAACAGATGTTTTGAAATAGTACAGGTggaaaaaaaaaagtcagattACTGGACATAACCAGTCTAAAATGGAGATTCTTTGCCATCAGTATGATGAACTATCTATAATTTGACAGTTTTTGAAAGTACCCTGAACTACTTATGCTTCAGTCACCTTTTCATGTAGAAACTCTTAGACCATAGAACTGTGTGTGGCTTGGCATGATTGTACAATAAGAATCACTATCCAGATGCCCAGAGATTGTTTACAACAGTTCTTCCCAGGGCCACATTCTATAGAATACATTGCCTATACTGTGATGAAACTAATTCTATCCCTGAAATATGTATGAGAGTGGTAGTGGTGGTTAATTGTGGTCTCAAGAGgagcaactaggcaaccatcttctgttaACACAAATAAGAATAGAAAATTGGAGAGGTCTGATACTTGGAAAAATGAAACTATCCATAAAATAAAGGGAAggtcatgaagggcatgaaaatggactCCCTAGGTCTTGTAAACATAATACTTTTGGGGTtggaaagaacaagatttgaccaacagaggtcagaaaggaaagatgaaagtgaggagcccgacacaaataactggatgcaatgccagactcaactaggaGAACCGTGGTTGCGAACCCACactcccccttttagtcacctcttatgacaaagCATAcaatggatgtattctactgcccccaccaacgGCTAAAAACAAACCAACTTCATCTTCACCCGTCACCTCTAGATATAGTACAATCAAGCTGATCTACTTTACGATTGAAATCCATGCTCCTCGACACAAACGGCTGTGTGGGAGCATCGTGCAAGGTGCAAAAACAAATTATAGAACAAAGAGTCCTTTTCACAAATATATTTATGTGTAAGTCCTaagtaaattataattttgttcattttatgTGCCATAGGACTTGGGCTGAATGCACTTCTAAGCACCTTGAGAGAAGATGATGATGAGGAACTGAACATACAACTAGCTGTGTTTGATGAAAATCAGCACGGGGATGAGGAGCAACTTGGTCCGTTACATCTCTCACACCAGCAGCTGTTTGAAACTGTCTTCTACAAGGTACGGTACTCCTTTTTAGTGTCCCAttgtaatgttgttgttattattattattattattattattattattattattattattattattattattattattattattattattattattattattattattcagctcatTTGTAATATGCATGGTTTACTATTTCAGGTCATGGAGTCGCCACAAGCCTTGTCATTTCATGCGTTACTGCTTAATCTGTCTCAGCTAGACCCAGCAGACCGGAAATCGTAAGTTTTCTCTTAACAAATGTAGTAACTAGtgaataagtaatggaaaggaacaaacaagtgatgaATAAAGTCATAGAGTGTAACAGTAAGTTACATCTAAACTTTCAGAACATATTCCTCTCGCATAGAAGAATAAAatgttatatggacatgagtccagaaatgctttatttccatgttagaactagtTTTCTACAATTCTACAAAGTacattaacctcttaactgggtaccAAGTTCTCCATGTGTGTAACCTGCCCTCGGTACAGTTttccccactttgtgatatttaaatatttcctgcaaaaatatatacacaattaGTTTAATGTAGTGATTATTATACATCAGTAATggctttttttaaaatgctatttgttcggggtgtcggcccatgtggatcttttgccgctactggcaccatattgtatgaacctgcatgtaattggaatggcggtagtgtggaatgttgtgtgtgaggaaaggaagattaaggacgtcacaaacacccagtccccaggactgggatattaatcattacaattaaaaacctctgacccgaccgggaatcgaacccggggtcgccgggtgacaggcggacgcgttgccgcctacactgtggggccggaaTCGGTAATGGCTTACTAACATTATTTATGTGGTTATGTAACCAGACGATTACAGGTTTTGTAGATTGCTATCTTTGTGATACAGGCAGAAACAAGGTCATCTACAAATACAGTGTATTCTTAGACACTGTACATCACTAAAACTATATTTATCGCATTTACCCCTGTAAAAGAAATTCTTAGTCTTGGGGCACCATTCGCAACGAACTGAGGCAGATGTTACATTCTGAACATCTTCTTCATCATTTGGTTAATCTGAAATCACTTTACTTTACTTGCATGATCACTTGCTGAAAACAAACCAACTTCATCTTCACCCGTCACCTCTAGATATAGTACAATCAAGCTGATCTACTTTACGATTGAAATCCATGCTCCTCGACACAAACGGCTGTGTGGGAGCATCGTGCAAGGTGCAAAAACAAATTCATTTTAAGAGGCTGTGATAGCTATACAATACAATATACAGAGTGATATTGTGGAAAGTATATCAACTAATACGGTAGACATCAGATATATGCTGTCACTCCCAAGGGAAATAAGCAAAAAATTTTACAATCGGCTTATGCCATCATACCCACCATACAATCACAGCATGAAAACGTCTAGATGTCATGCTCATTTAAGggattaatcatgggaaacatgcaGGAATAGAATGTACCAGCATACAacgtgaaactctttcttacatgaaatgtttaaaatgaccTCTATTAACATTGATACATGAAAACACAATATTCCAGGGTTACATCAGCGAAATGGCAAGTTGAGGCATGTATCAATGCTCATGGAGAGCACTTTGTAAGAAAAAGTTTCATGTGATATTGTGGTACGTTCTTTTCCTCTGActgatgtactatgtagagttgtataaaatgaaatcaaacatggaaataaagcatttctggacatatgtaacaTCATTAtgtgataaacacaatgacagatcagtgtggGGAGAGCTAGCTAGAGAAACGGAAaaaaggacaaatatgaaaacacacaAGGGCAACCCCCACTGCTGTTTTCATAGAGATGGACTCTCTTCTAATCAGTCCCAGTTCTTTCACacccatatcaatcaatcaatcaatcaatcaatcaatcaatcaatcaatcaatcaatcaatcaaaccgtgtcactactgatctgcatttagggtagtcacctaGGTGACAAATTCCTTAtgggttgttttcctagcctgttcttaaatgattgcaaagaaattggaaatttattgaacatctcccttggtaggttattccaatccttaactccccttcctataaatgaatgtttgcttgaattcaaacttcatcttcatattgtgatcttttctactttcaaagacaccactcaaacttatttgcctactaatatcattccatgccatctctccactgacagcttggaacatacacttgtattaccaatataaacggtctgttattggacattatacattttccagctaactcttttctggttgccagtgttttaccccagtgtgctaagttgggctcatcaaatAGCACACGTACCAagatgcatgactagtgcataccctGTGGGAACCGACATCTATAtcgcataccacttagtcgaggagctcgtctcctttctcctaagtctttccagcccaaactttgcaacatttctgtaatgctactcttttgtttgcaatcacccagaacaaatagagctgcttttctttgcattttttccagttcttgaattaagtaatcctgatgagggccccatacactagaaacatactttaattggggtcttaccagagacctatttgccccctcctttacatccttactacaacccctaaataccctcataaccatgtgcagagatctgtaccctttatttacaatcacgtttatgatactccaatgaagatcttttcttatattaacacctaggtacttaaaatgatccccaaaaggaagtttctccccatcaacacagtaattaaaactgagaggacttttcctatttgcgaaactcacaacctgacttttaaccccgtctaacaatcataccattgcctactgtccttctcactacattatcaaaatcattttgcagttgctcacactaCGTTTCTTCTCAGCAAGCAGCTATTTTatgctttccagcttcatcagaAGCATGGACTTCAATGCTTGAGAGTCCATATCAGTATATAATCAGTCTTAATGTGGGAAGTATAGAATAAAATAAAGCTatataaacacaggaaaagggaagataCAAAAAGTAAATATCAGTACAGCTAGTAAAATGGTAGGAACACAGGACAGACACAGAAGGTGAAAAAGGATTTTGGTGGGTTAGTAGAAGTCATGGAAAGGAACAAGTTCATTGTGTTTTTACGTTTATCCTGGTCTTCTTTTGCTATTGCTTCCTCTTCCGATCTATGATTATATTCCTGTCTTTGTTATTTGATATGTCACTTGTTTGATCCTTCCGGTTCCTTCCTATTCGTCATTGCTACCCTTTTTATATAACTGATCTACCTATCCAGCCTCCTGCATTTAAAATATACAGGTATTCTTAGATTTGTTTGTTCCCCTTATATTTTACTCTATTGGGAATATTTTGTATGTAACTTATTTCTTTGCTATCATACCAATTAGGGTCATAGTAGAATGTGATACCCCCTCCATCCCTTAGGTCACTTCTGTAAAATGTTGTAATATTTATTCACCCTTAAATTTTTGTTTGCACTATGTTTTCAATATAAACTGATGTCAACTGTACTTTCTTTAGGGACCATATTTGGCAAGCATTGGAGGATGTCTCTTCAGAAGTCTTGCCTGGAAAATCTAAGTCGTACATTCAATCAAGCGTGAATCAGTGCAACAACAGGAACAGAGGGAGATATCGCAGAAGTAAAAGCATGACTGTTCCTACTCCAGTTAATACATATGCTATCGATATAAATACAGCAAGACCAACATGTTGTGTAGCTACTCAGACAGACATTCGTTATGTGAACGTGGCTGTTCAGTCAGATGAAAGTACAGTACCTGCTGGTGTTTCCCACTCCCAACTATTGCCAGAAACAACAAGGACAGCTACAGGAGATTCAGTGTTATCTGAACATTTGCCTCTTTCTGGCAAGACTGAACCTCTCCCACAAGTGCCCCTAGTAccagcagcaccaccaccaccacctcctcctccaccaTCAATGTTTGGTATGGCTGGCTcggtaccaccaccaccaccattgcctAGTCTGAATggttcaccaccaccaccaccaccaccaccccctccCCCACCTATGCCTGTTGTGAACAGTGCAGTGatccctcctcctccaccaccaatGCCTGGTATGATCAGTGCAACTATTccccctcctcctccaccaccaccaatgCCTGGAGCAGAAAGAATGACATTACCTCCTCCACCTCCGCCACCACCACCAATGCCTGGTATGGCTGGTTTGGCAGCACCACCCCCTCCTCCACCAATGCCTGGTATGGCTGGTATCGGGGCACCCCCTCCTCCGCCAATGCCTAGTATGGGaaatctaccaccaccaccaccacctcctccttgTCTGCCTGGCGTGACaccacctcctccacctcctgGAATGCCTGGAACAGGAGTTTCTTCAGTTGATGAACCAATGAACTTTTCAAAGAGAATTGTGTCAGGATACATGACATGTCCTAACCGTCGCTCATTACCTGCTGATTTGAGTGGCTTTGATAAATTTAATACAGTGCCTCGCCGAAAGATGCGCACCCTCAACTGGAATAAAATACCTGTAAGCGTCATTGGTAAGtattttaagatatttattttCTTTAGCCAGAGGGAGGCTAGGACAAATATTGACCTTACTCGTGTCATTTTTGCCCTATGTAGTTGAAATATATTAAATTATCTTGATTTGGATGCAAGAACATACAGTGTACTTGTATGTATTTATGGCTTTGTACAAAATTACAAAACGCGTACTCCGAGTCCCAGTCCTTTTCCCACCATCCCCTCTCCTTTTCACCTGTTGTAAATCTACTTCCATCTTAGGTGTCCTCACCTCCTTAGTAttttggtatgtatgtatgtatgtattattattattattattattattattattattattattattattattattattattattatttgaaataatacTGTCTCCAATGATAAATCAGTCTGACCTCCAACATTAAAAAccttattttactgcaaaatggtattatttttgtatattctttaatttaattggtattgtAGTAGACATATGCATACATACTGGTAATAAGCTGAATTTCTTAAGATTTAAAAATGGTGTCCATTTTACAAAGTCTTTTAGTTACCTTGTTATTATTGTTTGGGTGGGTATGTTGATGCAATAGGTTGCCCTATGCCTCCACTGAATCATAAGGCTGGTTACAGGCCTTATTAGGAGTAGAAATGAACTTTCATTttcgaaaaggaaaagaaaaaaattgtgCAAGAAACAGTCTAGATACCTTATGTTCATTTATCTCAGTTTAGAATTAGTTTACTGTTCACATAAATTTATTTAGGTCACACTTTTAATATTACCAAGATTTCAGGAAGTGATTTAAAAGAACACAAAGATTAAGATAATTTTGACAATTTTCACCTTATTATGATGTTATTGCTTTAGACGTTGCATAGttgatcaaaatattaatttttttttcttcagaaagtTGTATTCAGATACCTGAATGGTATGGAGTTAAAACTAaatctgtatattaaaaaaaatgtatgaaaactaaagtcagtcagtctggccattctatctggtcgatttccttcaatttttttaaactgaaaggtattcgtgcacagatttgtcatcaggtactataaatcacttaacttccgccttcctcaaattatttgactttttcaattttttgtctcttggaagcaatcatatctttggttctaattgaggtatgcagtttattttggcctaaaaacactcagtggatcaagcactttcttttgaggcaataattacttaaattggtagaatcggaggaaagttatgagtacatttttcTCCATTACAAAAATCTTTGaaagactttttaacagttcggcgcatagtgttgttccaaggaacgtttaattcaatttctttgtgtgatgtattttcaagtgttttgttgacataatattacattctattaccacagcagatcatgtgctttatttcattaactcaaaactttgcaaatacatccatgaggataaTAATGAACAACACCATACCGTACATTGTACATTGTGGACGGAGCCAGCGGGAGTCTGCTACTATAGACTGAATAGATTTATTTAGTATGTGACTTTTCGTACCAGGAGTGTTTGAGAACATGTTTGGCTTGCTTGGTGCAGATTTTTCTGTTTGACAACCATGATTGACTTACACATCTGGgtataggaggaggaggaggaagggagATGGTGCAACCTCGTGTTCGCACATAGCCTTCTCCCGTGGAATAACTCCAAGGGAACTGCTTAAGACATAATGTCCCCATTCAATAGACAAATCTCAATCAGCAAAGTTACACGCAGTCACTCAGTCTGAacaatgtggagaggtttggaattgaacatAGGCTTTTCGCATGCAATTTAGTAATTAGATTTACACCACCTCCCCTTCTAAGCTGCTGActcacattctgatggtgacatttttttccaccaatgggacttaaaccagctaaccacagtgtcagttCATTAGACTTGACATTTtaaatgatcatggccaccaggcaggatATAGTAGGCCTAGATAGTTGATTTTTAATGATAATACATAGATTTTCCAAAATTGCTTGGAAATTTGTTATACTGACTTGCTAATAGATATGGGAACAGTATCAATGTCTAATATAGCATAAACATTACTGGGTGAATACTGTTTTAATATAGCATTGATAAATTAACAGAAGGCAGGTATTTGGAAGCTGAGGGACAAATCAAACTACCACCACTAGTCAGCTAAAGAATAGAATAATTCAGTTATTAGCAGCCTTTGGAAACTAGAATGTTATCAGTGAAATATTTCAGAATCTTAAAATATCAAATATTCTATACTGCTTTTTGTATgcctattttttaaatttattttttacagaTAACTCAATGTGGAGAGAATTACCAAAAACACCTTCAACATTGTCTGTGGACTTcataagaatggaagaattattttgTCAGAATTCTTCCTCTAAAAGACCAAAGTCAGCACCTGCTCCAATTGCTATGGCAGAAGTGAATCTTCTTGACAGCAAGCGTAGCCTTGCCGTAAACATCTTTCTCAAACAGTTCAAGAAAAGCAGTGATGAAATAATAGACTCCATTCGGGAAGCTAAAGGGGACATCATTGGTGCAGAAAAACTGAGAAATCTTCTGAGGCTTTTGCCAGAAAAACATGAGGTGAGAATCTTTACAGATTTTTAtgacttcttttaatttttgaacGTTTTGCTGATCTGATCTGATGAGTCATTATAGATAAATATAAATAACGCATGCTTTAGAGCAACAAGGGGGTTCTGAAAATATAACTGAAAACATTTTGTAATTGTGCCTGAAAATACCAGTACGGAATGATGTCTGACAAATACTGACATGTCATTAAAAACAAGAATTCTTTGATATTATGTGCACAATATTGAATTGTAGATGAGATAACTTTACAAGGCAGAGTTGCTCTACAACTTTTTTTGGGCACGGATATGATTAGGGAGAGGATTGTTAATAAACATCTAAATTAATAAGCAATGCAAAAGGTAGTTGCAGAAATATTTGTTAAATAAAAATTTTCAGTGTAATAAAAAGCAAAGCTAGAGCTTCTTCTAACCCTGGTTGGCAGCTACCTAGTCAGTGGCTCTCTTCTCAGCTGGAATTTACTCAATAGGTAGCATGGTGATTATTTCTTTACTCTCCTCTAGCCAACAGCACATGGGCTATCCATTCAAGTGGTTGCCACATCCAGTGTTTCTTAACTTCGTGGATCGTGCAGAATCCATGAGTACACCATAGGATAGCATTACATACTTGCTGAAATCACATTTTGAACACATTAGTGGGTCAGACAATTATCTGATGCCCTTTTAATTCAAATGGCCTTTATTTGTGCTTTTTATTTGTGATTTGTGCTGATTTACAATTGCAATTAAATTGCTCTACCATCAGAATGTACTGACTTGACATCTTGTCTAATGATGGCAATTTGTTGGCTATGATGGATGCCATCTGCCCCATAAATGAACAGTGTTATGCATCAAGCGGCTGTGCGTCAAATCCTAGTTTTGAGCAAAACTCGTTGaaaggttttcatatttaaaaCCATCTTAGAACGGATATtttagtaaaaataaataaataattggtaCAGTTATGTGATGCGGTGTGCGTAATGTGATTATTCAGAAGAAATCTCATTCAGTGCAATATTTTCCTTGATTTCCTCAAATTTAACTTAGCTGTATTTGCAGTTTGTGGACCGAAGATACGTATCAAGCGGCTAGGCACCAAACTGCGGCGGTTAACTTGTTGATGCTCAGGGCTATGGAACATTTAGTTATGCAACAACAAGTTAAGTGCCACTATGTGCGATTTTGTTAATAATAACGAAGAACCAGCAACAGAATATTAGGTCTTCAAATACCTATTACTATTTGATTATAAAACAATTTCAGAGAAACATATACTACAGGTAAATAAGTGTCCAACTCacaaaacaaatagcagaaaaagaagGAAGTGGCAGTATCATTCCTAAATTCTGACTACCTGACAAGGAACTGAACCAACATCCTTCTGGGTACACGTTTACCATCTGTGCTAGGACACCTACTTCAAGGCCTTAGTGGATGACTTATAATGAATTATTAATGAAAGCTTATGACCTTGCTGTATGCATTACTAAACTGCTTGGTGAAATTAAATCCAAACAACCAACTGTACACTTACAGTGTGATACAGTAAAAAACAAGCATGCACTAATGATAATGCACTGCAGGTCCTATAGCAATAACTCGTACTACATACTGTACCTGTGTTATATGGGAGGATGTTACAGAACGCCAAATACCACTTGGTGAATCAATTCTTTGAATAAGGCGGATAGATAGTTGATGCGTAACTTGTAACCCCGCTTTATGATAGTGGCGCTTAAGTTTTCCTTCTGTTACAACTGTTTAAATTCAAACAGAGCTCCATGAGTATTCGAGCAGTTAGATCAACTCTTTAGGCAATAGATGGTACTAGCATTCCGTTTTTTGAAAATTGTCGCATAGccggttgatgcataacaccatccaaataAGACTATCCATTCATTTCAAACATTGACATTCTTAAAATgaatatttggaagagaaaaaTAAATGCACAGATCAGTGTGTTTCAAACTGAAGtcaaggttcaatattgtgcacaTAATATCAAAAAATTCTTGTTCTTAAAGATGTCAGGTCAGTATTTGCCCAGCATCATTACATATTGGTATTTTCAGGCACAATTACAAAATGTTTTCAGTTACGGTATATTTTCAGAACCGCCTTGTCGCTCTAAAGCATACATATTCTTATGCCCTTATTTGATGTGCTAATCTGACAGAATATTGTATTGCCCAGATGATTAGTGAAGTTGGTAATAGGGTCCTGTTCTGTGTTCAGGGTTAAGGGATCAAATTATGGCGTAGTTTgttgatatttaaaaatatttaaatgcaATGAGCACTTAAGATTTTCTAGCACCTGAAATATAGAGCTTTAGAGCTTTTGTATGTTCTGAGATTTTTTTGGTATACATTGCTTCCTGTATGTCATTTCTAAGACTAATTCATTCAAATCTTTATCCCTCATGTTACTTAATTGTACCATACTGTCTTCATATACACTGTTGACTAAATATATTTCTCTTCCAGCTTGCTCTAATAAAGTCTCATCCTGGTGATCCAAACAGTCTGGGTGCTGCAGAAAAGTTCTATTTGAAACTATCAGAAGTTCCAGGCTTTGCAGTACGAGTTGAAGCTATGTTACTGGTAAGTTTATTTTCAACAGGAAATGCCATTTGTCTTCTTCCGATAACAGGTTGCCAAGTATACAAAGCATTCCAAACACACACATCTTTATAACAGAGATGATAAGAGTAACACAACAAAGCGTGAGATTCGTActttgtggtgatgatgatgatatgcaggCCCACTTAGTGTTTTATGAGTTTTTCTGTATTCATTGTTCATACTATTTAGTTCAGTGTGTGGAATACCATACTGTAGTCAGTGTGCAAGAGTTTAATATATTTTTGGAAGAACAGTATTTGATGTGCTAATCTGACAGTATATTGTATTGTCCAGACAATTAGTGAAGTTGTAATAGGGTCCCCTTTTGTGTTCAGGGTTAAGGGATCAAATTTGGGCATAGTTGGTTGGTATTTTAAAGAAGTCTTTGATTTCAAGTGATATGCACAACATAAAATTAGCATaccattcttcttaaaatgtatgGTTTTCACATGAGTCCTTGAAGAGAATTTTAAATGCATGCTATTTTTAATAAAACTGAAATCCCTTGCAAGAACTAAATTGCAGACACTGTATTGCTAAAATTAACGTTTTCTCATCAATATGATGCTTATTATTTTTAACAGAGAGAAGAGTTTCCATCACGAGTAGCAGAACTGAAACCACAACTACAGTCGGTGATAGATACATCAGAAAAACTCATGGAAAACGTTGGTCTTAAAGAATTTATGCTTCTGATTCTGCAGCTTGGAAACTTCATTAATGCTGTAAGTTTGATTGATAATTTTTTCCTGAACACTATTATGAAAAACTGGTGTAGATTTGTAAGCACataccgtataatcttgaataccacccgcactgttttttcgaaaatatctcttccaaaattgggtgcgggtcttatttaaaattttgggaaatttgtCTTTCTGAATGCATATAAATTGGGCATCACCGCCCAGCGCGGCTTGACAACAATaatctctccgctctcagtatatgcTACTTCCGCGCTT is drawn from Anabrus simplex isolate iqAnaSimp1 chromosome 1, ASM4041472v1, whole genome shotgun sequence and contains these coding sequences:
- the LOC136857189 gene encoding inverted formin-2 isoform X7; the protein is MSSQELWSRAVLRAREAPLSRKTLRRTSSQQLLRDLRQGHDLSRWEPDLCIQLLCIPAAQNYAAIRKLIERAPKKWRLEFLERDGLGVLLESLERLCERRGTCSVADTLAQTQCVACIKEAINSPSGLQYIVGRPEYTRQMANILTSHNTTVKLQVFELLCAVCMASPRGHSLALDALQHFKVSHGLRYRFEVVINELRDADNIVYKTTLLAFINCLILGCSELHQRNRIRKELLGLGLNALLSTLREDDDEELNIQLAVFDENQHGDEEQLGPLHLSHQQLFETVFYKVMESPQALSFHALLLNLSQLDPADRKSDHIWQALEDVSSEVLPGKSKSYIQSSVNQCNNRNRGRYRRSKSMTVPTPVNTYAIDINTARPTCCVATQTDIRYVNVAVQSDESTVPAGVSHSQLLPETTRTATGDSVLSEHLPLSGKTEPLPQVPLVPAAPPPPPPPPPSMFGMAGSVPPPPPLPSLNGSPPPPPPPPPPPPMPVVNSAVIPPPPPPMPGMISATIPPPPPPPPMPGAERMTLPPPPPPPPPMPGMAGLAAPPPPPPMPGMAGIGAPPPPPMPSMGNLPPPPPPPPCLPGVTPPPPPPGMPGTGVSSVDEPMNFSKRIVSGYMTCPNRRSLPADLSGFDKFNTVPRRKMRTLNWNKIPVSVIDNSMWRELPKTPSTLSVDFIRMEELFCQNSSSKRPKSAPAPIAMAEVNLLDSKRSLAVNIFLKQFKKSSDEIIDSIREAKGDIIGAEKLRNLLRLLPEKHELALIKSHPGDPNSLGAAEKFYLKLSEVPGFAVRVEAMLLREEFPSRVAELKPQLQSVIDTSEKLMENVGLKEFMLLILQLGNFINAGSYAGNAAGYKLNTLSKLLDTRANKPRITFLHYAVEVAEGSNKEAFAFTEQLKTLKELSRLSLEGLEGEVKTLSEDVQHVNLMLKESSSEICSLFSEFLEHALNDVKDLVDMLEKVKAISLRLAQYFCEDPVTFKPEDCFKQFSDFFDKIKKAQVENEQRRKQEERAKQRQLNQTANESKRKISKSSINRKHVEETCLIDTLMEEIRSGNFKLRRNEG
- the LOC136857189 gene encoding inverted formin-2 isoform X8, whose translation is MTVTFSKIRARRKSETLRVLGDMKWRLEFLERDGLGVLLESLERLCERRGTCSVADTLAQTQCVACIKEAINSPSGLQYIVGRPEYTRQMANILTSHNTTVKLQVFELLCAVCMASPRGHSLALDALQHFKVSHGLRYRFEVVINELRDADNIVYKTTLLAFINCLILGCSELHQRNRIRKELLGLGLNALLSTLREDDDEELNIQLAVFDENQHGDEEQLGPLHLSHQQLFETVFYKVMESPQALSFHALLLNLSQLDPADRKSDHIWQALEDVSSEVLPGKSKSYIQSSVNQCNNRNRGRYRRSKSMTVPTPVNTYAIDINTARPTCCVATQTDIRYVNVAVQSDESTVPAGVSHSQLLPETTRTATGDSVLSEHLPLSGKTEPLPQVPLVPAAPPPPPPPPPSMFGMAGSVPPPPPLPSLNGSPPPPPPPPPPPPMPVVNSAVIPPPPPPMPGMISATIPPPPPPPPMPGAERMTLPPPPPPPPPMPGMAGLAAPPPPPPMPGMAGIGAPPPPPMPSMGNLPPPPPPPPCLPGVTPPPPPPGMPGTGVSSVDEPMNFSKRIVSGYMTCPNRRSLPADLSGFDKFNTVPRRKMRTLNWNKIPVSVIDNSMWRELPKTPSTLSVDFIRMEELFCQNSSSKRPKSAPAPIAMAEVNLLDSKRSLAVNIFLKQFKKSSDEIIDSIREAKGDIIGAEKLRNLLRLLPEKHELALIKSHPGDPNSLGAAEKFYLKLSEVPGFAVRVEAMLLREEFPSRVAELKPQLQSVIDTSEKLMENVGLKEFMLLILQLGNFINAGSYAGNAAGYKLNTLSKLLDTRANKPRITFLHYAVEVAEGSNKEAFAFTEQLKTLKELSRLSLEGLEGEVKTLSEDVQHVNLMLKESSSEICSLFSEFLEHALNDVKDLVDMLEKVKAISLRLAQYFCEDPVTFKPEDCFKQFSDFFDKIKKAQVENEQRRKQEERAKQRQLNQTANESKRKISKSSINRKHVEETCLIDTLMEEIRSGNFKLRRNEG